The segment CAGCCAGGCCGAGTAcggcggggggacacgggggacggGGCCCTCGGGCACCCCTCAGCCCCCCCTCACTGTCTGCCTCTCCCCAGGGCCTACTTCGACCGGGCCAACAAGCAGCTGGCGCCGCTGGCCCAGGAGCTGCGGAGCAACATCGTCAACCTCTTCTCCTCCGTGCTGGAGCTGGGCAAGGGCGAGGGGCAGCCCTGAGCCCCGCCATGGCGGCCCCCGCACCCGCCCCGTGACAATAAAAGCCTCGGAGCCGCTGCCGTGTCGCTGGTGccggggggccgggagggggggaggggggagggagagcgAGCGCGTCTGAGACCCGACAAACTCACTTCTGCCAGCACTAAAGATGGAGGTGCCGGGGCGGCGTCGCGCCCCGCCCGTGCCCCTGGTAAAGATGGCGGCGCGGGGCCCGGCGCCTCCGGGAACGTCACTTCCGCCCCGGGCCGAGCCGCGCTTCCGGCGGCGGGGACATGGCGGaggaggcggcgcggcgggcggtgGCGGAGCTGCCGCTGCTGCggacggcggcggggccgcgggacCGGGAGGGGTGGGCGCCGCGGCTGAAGGAGGAGTACCGGGCCCTCATCCAGGTGCGCCCGGACCGCcggtttccccccccccttcccggtCCCCCCGGGCTCCCGGCGGCCCCGCTcacccccgctccccccagtACGTGGAGAACAACAAACGCGCCGACAATGACTGGTTCCGCCTGGAGTCCAACGCCGAGGGCACCCGGTGggtgagcggggcgggggccgggccgggctccccccgccccggggccgctccGGTGTccgggggcgggggccggggctgagggTCCCCCCCGGCGGTTGCAGGTGGTCCGGGAGGTGCTGGTACATCCACGAGCTGCTCAAGTACGAGTTCGCCCTCGAGTTTGATGTGagtgggggcggggcgggggggcacgcggggcggggggggctcggggggggcgcTGACCCCCGCGTGCCCCCGCCCCAGATCCCGGTGACCTATCCCGCCACCGCGCCCGAGATCGCCATCCCCGAGCTGGACGGGAAGACGGCCAAGATGTACAGgtgtggggagtgggggggtgtcccggggtaggggggggcccggggggtcTGAcggctccctcctccccccagggGGGGCAAGATCTGCCTCAGCGACCACTTCAAGCCCCTCTGGGCCAGGAACGTCCCCAAATTCGGCCTGGCCCATCTGATGGCTCTGGGGGTGAGTCGGGGGTGTCGTGGCAGGGGGGGTGACactgcgggggagggggggggtgtccccccggGGCCGCTCACCCTCTGTCCCCGCAGCTGGGCCCCTGGCTGGCCGTGGAGATCCCCGACCTCGTCGCCAAAGGCCTCATCCAGCACAAGGAGAAGTGAGCGGCTGGGGGGGGGtgcacacacccacccccccccggctgcTCCCGCCGCTTCGCTGCTGCCCCTCAATAAACGCTTCAGCCCTGGCCTTGCCCCCGCCTGCTGCTCCGGGGCTCCCGGTGAGGGGGCggcccccccgcccagcccccgGCGCCGTCCTACAGGAACGCTTTACCGGCGGACGCTGTCGCTTTAAGAAGAGCGGGTGCGGCGGCTCCTTTAAGAACGGGGGGGCGGTGGGTGGGACGCCGCGCGGTCTCCATGGCGacgcgggggcggggcggggggcggggccgcgcagGCGCAGCGCTGGGCGcgaggcggcgcggggcggggcggcgcgcggGAGGAACAAAGATGGCGGCGGGTGCTGCGGGAGTTGTTGCCATGGCGGCCCGCGGCAGGTACGGCGGGGGCGGGGGTCGGGGCGGCCGCAGCGCCGCGGGGCGCCCTGGTaccggccgcgggggggggggggcggggcgaggggagCCCCGAGCTGGGGGCacgggcgggccggggggggggctggaggccTCCGCCATGGCGCGGGGCCCCCGCCCGGGCTGGGGGCTCGGGGCTCTCGCCGGGCCGCGGCTCCCGGCGGCTGCACCGCGGCCACCGGCGCTGCATCCGCCGCGGGCCCCGCCTGCGCCCTGCCCGGAGCGGGGCGAGCCCGGCGGGAccgaccccccccgccccggagccgCTCTCCGGGGACAACCGAGCACCGGCAGCCTCCGCGCGgggcccgcgccgcccccccacccccccccgtgCCGGGTGTCCCCGCGGAGCCAGGCCCGGGAGGCGGCTGCCCCCTGCCCGGCCGCTCCGAGCGCCGGGAGCTGCCGGCGGGGCCAAGCGCCGCCGTGACTCGCCCGCCCCTGGCgagcggggggctgcggggtctcgccgcccccggccccggctgcTGACCCGGCGCATCCTCCTTGTGCCGCAGGGCCCCCGCCGACGGGACGCTCCGGCCGGCCGCTCGCCGCGGGGGGCTGTGAGCGGCgctggcgggcggcggcgcgggcagaGAGGTGGGTGCGcgccccggtgcccccccgcgccggcccggcgccgccggcGTCAGCCCGGTCCCTCTCCCCCCGCCCAGGGCTCCGCTCTCGGCCGTCGCCGCGATGCCCCAGGCCTCGGAGCACCGCGTCGGCCGGGCCAGGGACCACGGCGTCGTCACCTCCCAGCCCAAGGCGGCCGCCAAGCTGCCCAGCGGGCACCGGGCCCTGAGCCAGGAGCGCCACGCCGCCGCGCTGGCCTCCGCCGCCGCCAACGGGCTCTCCCCGGCCCCCAAGCTTCGCCTCctgccgccccggcccggcccgctggACGACCGAGGCAAGAAGCTGGAGCTGGACCGGGGTCGGGCCTCGAAGCGGGGGGAGGCTCTGCGCGGCTCGGCGTGCCGGCGGGGGCCCGTGAAGGCGGACCACGCGGTGCGGGTGCCCGGCTCCCCGCAGGCGGGCGCCGTGCCGGGCAGCGCCTCCTTCTCGCTGCCCGCCGGGGCCTCGCTGGCGGGCCGCGAGGCCGAGCGCCGCCGGAGCAACCTGGCCCGCTCCAAGTCCATCAGCATCGGGGACCTGAGCCagggtggcggcggcggccgcgccgaGGACGTGGCGGCGGTGCTGAGCCGGCTGGTGCTGAGGGACTGTGGCCATCAGCTGAGCGCCGGCTCGCTGGCGCTGCGGAGGAGCTCCTCTCTGCGGAGGGTCAACGTCTCCCCGGGGCTGGACGGGAAGCCCGCGGCCCCGCTGCTCTCCGTCCGGCCCGAGGGCTGCCCGAGGACTCGTACCGCCCCCGACCCCCCGTACGCCCACAGCCCCGGCGTCCCGGCGCCCGGCAGCCCCGCCATGGGCAGAGCCCCGGCACCCGGCAGGACCGAGGAGAAGACGGCAGCCGTAAGAGCCTCCGGATTTGTCCCGCTGGCGGGACGTGCCCTGGGCCCTGTGTTGCCCCAGTCCCGCCAGGGTCGGTGACGCtgtggggcagggctgtggggctggTCTCACCTCTCCCCCCTCCGCTCCTCCTGGGGGACCCCCAGGTGTGAAAGGGTCGAGTGCCCTCGGCCCTGGGGGTGCCGGGGGCCGACCGGTGCCGTGCCCGTTTCCGCATCTGCCTTCTCGCTGCTGAGCAGCCCCTGTCCTCCGCTCGCCCTGGGCCACGTGTGGGGATTAGGTTCCCTGAAATCCTGGGGACGGGCCTGCGCTGGtgggggacggggatggggacgtGGCTCGGCCACCACGGCGCGTCCCCCGCCGGCGGCACAGGGCTGCCCTGGCCCCGCCGAGCTGCCCAGCTGCCCAcgccgcgctcccgcccctcGCTGGGCGGCACGAGGCCGGTTTGCCTCCGCCGCCCGTTCTCCGGGCGCCCGCTGTCCCTCTCCTTC is part of the Strix aluco isolate bStrAlu1 chromosome 30, bStrAlu1.hap1, whole genome shotgun sequence genome and harbors:
- the UFC1 gene encoding ubiquitin-fold modifier-conjugating enzyme 1 isoform X1 codes for the protein MAEEAARRAVAELPLLRTAAGPRDREGWAPRLKEEYRALIQYVENNKRADNDWFRLESNAEGTRWSGRCWYIHELLKYEFALEFDIPVTYPATAPEIAIPELDGKTAKMYSWAPGWPWRSPTSSPKASSSTRRSERLGGGAHTHPPPAAPAASLLPLNKRFSPGLAPACCSGAPGEGAAPPPSPRRRPTGTLYRRTLSL
- the UFC1 gene encoding ubiquitin-fold modifier-conjugating enzyme 1 isoform X2; its protein translation is MAEEAARRAVAELPLLRTAAGPRDREGWAPRLKEEYRALIQYVENNKRADNDWFRLESNAEGTRWSGRCWYIHELLKYEFALEFDIPVTYPATAPEIAIPELDGKTAKMYRGGKICLSDHFKPLWARNVPKFGLAHLMALGLGPWLAVEIPDLVAKGLIQHKEK